A genomic stretch from Chaetodon auriga isolate fChaAug3 chromosome 17, fChaAug3.hap1, whole genome shotgun sequence includes:
- the LOC143335784 gene encoding major histocompatibility complex class I-related protein 1-like isoform X3: MKVLFLLLLFCHVSSSVKHSLKYFLTGSDGVPNFPEFMAAAAVDEHLVAYCDINRKTVEPKQEWMKTLLENDPQVLEWYRRECFQIQPNLFKTTLSSLKQRFNQSGELPSVSLLQKTPSSPVSCHASGFYPDRATLIWRKDGEELHEDVELGEILPNHDGTFQTSADLNVSSVPPEDWRRYDCVFHLSGVKDDDVTKLDKAEIRTNWVSPPEFPVVAVVIGLLLLTVFIIGLYMWRRNNR, translated from the exons ATgaaagtgttatttttgttgcttCTCTTCTGTCACGTTTCATCATCAG tgaaacactcCCTGAAGTATTTCTTAACTGGGTCTGATGGAGTCCCAAACTTCCCAGAGTTTATGGCAGCTGCAGCGGTTGATGAACATCTGGTGGCTTACTGCGACATCAACAGAAAGACAGTAGAACCAAAACAGGAGTGGATGAAAACATTATTAGAAAATGATCCTCAGGTGTTGGAGTGGTACAGAAGAGAGTGTTTTCAGATTCAGCCAAACTTATTCAAAACCACACTGTCCAGTTTGAAGCAGCGCTTCAACCAAAGTGGAG agctcccctcagtgtctctcctccagaagactccctcctctccagtcaGCTGCCACGCTTCAGGTTTCTACCCTGACAGAGCCACACTCAtctggaggaaagatggagaggagcttCATGAGGACGTGGAGCTCGGAGAGATCCTCCCCAACCACGACGGAACCTTCCAGACGAGCGCTGACCTCAACGTTTCATCAGTCCCACCTGAAGACTGGAGGAGGTACGactgtgtgtttcatctctctggTGTGAAGGACGACGACGTCACCAAACTGGACAAAGCAGAGATCAGGACCAACTGGG TTTCTCCTCCAGAGTTTCCTGTTGTTGCAGTTGTTAtaggactgctgctgctgacagtctTCATCATTGGACTCTacatgtggaggaggaacaaTAGGTGA
- the LOC143335784 gene encoding major histocompatibility complex class I-related protein 1-like isoform X2, with amino-acid sequence MKVLFLLLLFCHVSSSVKHSLKYFLTGSDGVPNFPEFMAAAAVDEHLVAYCDINRKTVEPKQEWMKTLLENDPQVLEWYRRECFQIQPNLFKTTLSSLKQRFNQSGDVLVFQNMDCCEWDDETGEVNGFSQYGYDGEDFISLDLKTLTWIAPKQQAVTIKLRWNADEARLKFNEMFFTEICPERLKKYLVVSKSSLQRTELPSVSLLQKTPSSPVSCHASGFYPDRATLIWRKDGEELHEDVELGEILPNHDGTFQTSADLNVSSVPPEDWRRYDCVFHLSGVKDDDVTKLDKAEIRTNWVSPPEFPVVAVVIGLLLLTVFIIGLYMWRRNNR; translated from the exons ATgaaagtgttatttttgttgcttCTCTTCTGTCACGTTTCATCATCAG tgaaacactcCCTGAAGTATTTCTTAACTGGGTCTGATGGAGTCCCAAACTTCCCAGAGTTTATGGCAGCTGCAGCGGTTGATGAACATCTGGTGGCTTACTGCGACATCAACAGAAAGACAGTAGAACCAAAACAGGAGTGGATGAAAACATTATTAGAAAATGATCCTCAGGTGTTGGAGTGGTACAGAAGAGAGTGTTTTCAGATTCAGCCAAACTTATTCAAAACCACACTGTCCAGTTTGAAGCAGCGCTTCAACCAAAGTGGAG atgTCCTTGTTTTCCAGAATATGGATTGCTGTGAGTGGGATGATGAGACTGGAGAGGTTAATGGTTTTAGTCAGTATGGTTATGATGGAGAAGACTTCATATCATTGGACCTGAAGACGCTGACATGGATCGCTCCAAAACAACAGGCTGTGACCATCAAACTGAGATGGAATGCTGATGAAGCTAGATTgaaatttaatgaaatgttCTTCACTGAGATTTGTCCTGAGAGGCTGAAGAAGTATTTGGTCGTCAGCAAGAGCTCTCTGCAGAGAACAG agctcccctcagtgtctctcctccagaagactccctcctctccagtcaGCTGCCACGCTTCAGGTTTCTACCCTGACAGAGCCACACTCAtctggaggaaagatggagaggagcttCATGAGGACGTGGAGCTCGGAGAGATCCTCCCCAACCACGACGGAACCTTCCAGACGAGCGCTGACCTCAACGTTTCATCAGTCCCACCTGAAGACTGGAGGAGGTACGactgtgtgtttcatctctctggTGTGAAGGACGACGACGTCACCAAACTGGACAAAGCAGAGATCAGGACCAACTGGG TTTCTCCTCCAGAGTTTCCTGTTGTTGCAGTTGTTAtaggactgctgctgctgacagtctTCATCATTGGACTCTacatgtggaggaggaacaaTAGGTGA
- the LOC143335788 gene encoding major histocompatibility complex class I-related protein 1-like, with translation MKVLFLLLLFCHVSSSVKHSLKFFVTASSGVSNFPEFVGAAVVDGHLSGYCDISRKILEPKQEWVKTLLENDPQELEWYKGHCFQIQPNFFKTRLYSLKQRFNQSEDVHVFQRMSGCEWDDETGEVNGFNQFGYDGEDFLSLDPKTLTWIALKPQAVTTKLSWDADKDRLKYNEVFFTELCPERLKKYLVLGKSSLQRTELPSVSLLQKTPSSPVSCHASGFYPDRATLIWRKDGEQLHEDVELGEILPNHDGTFQTSADLNVSSVPPEDWRWYDCVFHLSGVKDDIFTKLDKAEIRTNWVSPPEFPVVAVVAVVAVVIGLLLLTVFITGLFMWRRNNNRFRRANNSQ, from the exons ATgaaagtgttatttttgttgcttCTCTTCTGTCACGTTTCATCATCAG tgaaacactcCCTGAAGTTTTTCGTAACTGCATCGTCTGGAGTCTCAAACTTTCCAGAGTTTGTTGGAGCTGCAGTGGTTGATGGACATCTGTCAGGTTACTGCGACATCAGCAGAAAGATACTAGAACCAAAACAGGAGTGGGTGAAAACATTATTAGAAAATGATCCTCAGGAGTTGGAGTGGTACAAAGGACACTGTTTTCAGATTCAGCCAAACTTCTTCAAAACCAGGTTGTACAGTTTGAAGCAGCGCTTCAACCAAAGTGAAG atgttcatgttttccagaGGATGAGTGGCTGTGAGTGGGATGATGAGACTGGAGAGGTTAATGGTTTTAATCAGTTTGGTTATGATGGAGAAGACTTTCTTTCATTGGACCCGAAGACGCTGACATGGATCGCTCTGAAACCACAGGCTGTGACCACCAAACTGAGCTGGGATGCTGATAAAGATAGACTGAAATATAATGAGGTGTTCTTCACTGAGCTTTGTCCTGAGAGGCTGAAGAAGTATTTGGTCCTCGGCAAGAGCTCTCTGCAGAGAACAG agctcccctcagtgtctctcctccagaagactccctcctctccagtcaGCTGCCACGCTTCAGGTTTCTACCCTGACAGAGCCACACTCAtctggaggaaagatggagagcaGCTTCATGAGGACGTGGAGCTCGGAGAGATCCTCCCCAACCACGACGGAACCTTCCAGACCAGCGCTGACCTCAACGTTTCATCAGTCCCACCTGAAGACTGGAGGTGGTACGactgtgtgtttcatctctctggTGTGAAGGACGACATCTTCACCAAACTGGACAAAGCAGAGATCAGGACCAACTGGG tttctcctccagagtttcctgttgttgctgttgttgctgttgttgcagttgttataggactgctgctgctgacagtctTCATCACTGGACTCTTcatgtggaggaggaacaaTAACA
- the LOC143335784 gene encoding major histocompatibility complex class I-related protein 1-like isoform X1: MKVLFLLLLFCHVSSSVKHSLKYFLTGSDGVPNFPEFMAAAAVDEHLVAYCDINRKTVEPKQEWMKTLLENDPQVLEWYRRECFQIQPNLFKTTLSSLKQRFNQSGDVLVFQNMDCCEWDDETGEVNGFSQYGYDGEDFISLDLKTLTWIAPKQQAVTIKLRWNADEARLKFNEMFFTEICPERLKKYLVVSKSSLQRTELPSVSLLQKTPSSPVSCHASGFYPDRATLIWRKDGEELHEDVELGEILPNHDGTFQTSADLNVSSVPPEDWRRYDCVFHLSGVKDDDVTKLDKAEIRTNWVSPPEFPVVAVVIGLLLLTVFIIGLYMWRRNNSYLKNPPIPPTVIDVVIYESVSTDSQ, encoded by the exons ATgaaagtgttatttttgttgcttCTCTTCTGTCACGTTTCATCATCAG tgaaacactcCCTGAAGTATTTCTTAACTGGGTCTGATGGAGTCCCAAACTTCCCAGAGTTTATGGCAGCTGCAGCGGTTGATGAACATCTGGTGGCTTACTGCGACATCAACAGAAAGACAGTAGAACCAAAACAGGAGTGGATGAAAACATTATTAGAAAATGATCCTCAGGTGTTGGAGTGGTACAGAAGAGAGTGTTTTCAGATTCAGCCAAACTTATTCAAAACCACACTGTCCAGTTTGAAGCAGCGCTTCAACCAAAGTGGAG atgTCCTTGTTTTCCAGAATATGGATTGCTGTGAGTGGGATGATGAGACTGGAGAGGTTAATGGTTTTAGTCAGTATGGTTATGATGGAGAAGACTTCATATCATTGGACCTGAAGACGCTGACATGGATCGCTCCAAAACAACAGGCTGTGACCATCAAACTGAGATGGAATGCTGATGAAGCTAGATTgaaatttaatgaaatgttCTTCACTGAGATTTGTCCTGAGAGGCTGAAGAAGTATTTGGTCGTCAGCAAGAGCTCTCTGCAGAGAACAG agctcccctcagtgtctctcctccagaagactccctcctctccagtcaGCTGCCACGCTTCAGGTTTCTACCCTGACAGAGCCACACTCAtctggaggaaagatggagaggagcttCATGAGGACGTGGAGCTCGGAGAGATCCTCCCCAACCACGACGGAACCTTCCAGACGAGCGCTGACCTCAACGTTTCATCAGTCCCACCTGAAGACTGGAGGAGGTACGactgtgtgtttcatctctctggTGTGAAGGACGACGACGTCACCAAACTGGACAAAGCAGAGATCAGGACCAACTGGG TTTCTCCTCCAGAGTTTCCTGTTGTTGCAGTTGTTAtaggactgctgctgctgacagtctTCATCATTGGACTCTacatgtggaggaggaacaaTAG TTACCTCAAAAATCCTCCAATTCCTCCAACAGTTATTGATGTTGTCATTTATGAATCTGTCTCCACAGACTCTCAGTGA
- the LOC143335782 gene encoding major histocompatibility complex class I-related protein 1-like isoform X1 — MKVLFLLLLFCHVSSSVKHSLKYFLTASSGVSNFPEFVGAAVVDEHLVAYCDINRTTVEPKQEWMKTLLENDPQELEWCRVQCFHIQPNLFKTRLYSLKQRFNQSEDVHVFQKMSGCEWDDETGEAHGFNQYGYDGEDFLSLDLKTLTWIAPKPQAVTTKLSWDADKDRLKYNEIDLTELCPERLKKYLAYGKSSLQRTELPSVSLLQKTPSSPVSCHASGFYPDRATLIWRKDGEELHEDVELGEILPNHDGTFQTSADLNVSSVPPEDWRRYDCVFHLSGVKDDVVTKLDKAEIRTNWEKLSDEIVLIFAAVVVLLLVFIAAAAVGFIVYKKKKVQRPPSPPDSSSELSEKLNPET, encoded by the exons ATgaaagtgttatttttgttgcttCTCTTCTGTCACGTTTCATCATCAG tgaaacactcCCTGAAGTATTTCTTAACTGCATCATCTGGAGTCTCAAACTTTCCAGAGTTTGTGGGAGCTGCAGTGGTTGATGAACATCTGGTGGCTTACTGCGACATCAACAGAACGACAGTAGAACCAAAACAGGAGTGGATGAAAACATTATTAGAAAATGATCCTCAGGAGTTGGAGTGGTGCAGagtacagtgttttcacattcagcCAAACTTATTCAAAACCAGGTTGTACAGTTTGAAGCAGCGCTTCAACCAAAGTGAAG atgTCCATGTTTTCCAGAAGATGAGTGGCTGTGAGTGGGATGATGAGACTGGAGAGGCTCATGGTTTCAATCAGTATGGTTATGATGGAGAAGACTTTCTATCATTGGACCTGAAGACGCTGACATGGATCGCTCCAAAACCACAGGCTGTGACCACCAAACTGAGCTGGGATGCCGATAAAGATAgattgaaatataatgagattGACCTCACTGAGCTTTGTCCTGAGAGGCTGAAGAAGTATTTGGCCTATGGCAAGAGCTCTCTGCAGAGAACAG agctcccctcagtgtctctcctccagaagactccctcctctccagtcaGCTGCCACGCTTCAGGTTTCTACCCTGACAGAGCCACACTCAtctggaggaaagatggagaggagcttCATGAGGACGTGGAGCTCGGAGAGATCCTCCCCAACCACGACGGAACCTTCCAGACCAGCGCTGACCTCAACGTTTCATCAGTCCCACCTGAAGACTGGAGGAGGTACGactgtgtgtttcatctctctggTGTGAAGGACGACGTCGTCACCAAACTGGACAAAGCAGAGATCAGGACCAACTGGG AGAAGCTCAGTGACGAGATCGTCCTCATCTTTGCTGCAGTGGTTGTTCTTCTTCTCGTCTtcatcgctgctgctgctgttggattcATCGTctacaaaaagaagaaag TCCAACGGCCTCCATCTC ctcctgacagcagctctgagctctcTGAGAAACTGAATCCAGAGACctga
- the LOC143335782 gene encoding uncharacterized protein LOC143335782 isoform X2, whose translation MKVLFLLLLFCHVSSSVKHSLKYFLTASSGVSNFPEFVGAAVVDEHLVAYCDINRTTVEPKQEWMKTLLENDPQELEWCRVQCFHIQPNLFKTRLYSLKQRFNQSEELPSVSLLQKTPSSPVSCHASGFYPDRATLIWRKDGEELHEDVELGEILPNHDGTFQTSADLNVSSVPPEDWRRYDCVFHLSGVKDDVVTKLDKAEIRTNWEKLSDEIVLIFAAVVVLLLVFIAAAAVGFIVYKKKKVQRPPSPPDSSSELSEKLNPET comes from the exons ATgaaagtgttatttttgttgcttCTCTTCTGTCACGTTTCATCATCAG tgaaacactcCCTGAAGTATTTCTTAACTGCATCATCTGGAGTCTCAAACTTTCCAGAGTTTGTGGGAGCTGCAGTGGTTGATGAACATCTGGTGGCTTACTGCGACATCAACAGAACGACAGTAGAACCAAAACAGGAGTGGATGAAAACATTATTAGAAAATGATCCTCAGGAGTTGGAGTGGTGCAGagtacagtgttttcacattcagcCAAACTTATTCAAAACCAGGTTGTACAGTTTGAAGCAGCGCTTCAACCAAAGTGAAG agctcccctcagtgtctctcctccagaagactccctcctctccagtcaGCTGCCACGCTTCAGGTTTCTACCCTGACAGAGCCACACTCAtctggaggaaagatggagaggagcttCATGAGGACGTGGAGCTCGGAGAGATCCTCCCCAACCACGACGGAACCTTCCAGACCAGCGCTGACCTCAACGTTTCATCAGTCCCACCTGAAGACTGGAGGAGGTACGactgtgtgtttcatctctctggTGTGAAGGACGACGTCGTCACCAAACTGGACAAAGCAGAGATCAGGACCAACTGGG AGAAGCTCAGTGACGAGATCGTCCTCATCTTTGCTGCAGTGGTTGTTCTTCTTCTCGTCTtcatcgctgctgctgctgttggattcATCGTctacaaaaagaagaaag TCCAACGGCCTCCATCTC ctcctgacagcagctctgagctctcTGAGAAACTGAATCCAGAGACctga